The sequence below is a genomic window from Nicotiana tomentosiformis chromosome 6, ASM39032v3, whole genome shotgun sequence.
gaaactgatgagaaATGAGATCAGGAAGGGTCCATCAgactcattcgagagggagacACTCCTAAAACTTCTTCAGTCACCCTCACaccagttgtggtacaaacccaggcaCCGTTTTAGGTCGAGGTAGCTACAACCTTCACCgtaatggtagctcccacaccatcttacGAGCCTGATATcgtaccatgggattatgttgtagaagcaagaagaaagggaaaaccaaaatggaagaaacaggtgtcgCGCAACATATAACTAGAACTGGTagagtttacacacctgagaatctTGGAGGAACGAGCAAAAATGTTGCACCTAAGTCGCATATTGTTGAGACAGGCACTAAcgatctttggaggaagatacaagcatGGGAATACTCTATTGTTGACCACTTGAACAAGACCCCAGCTCAGATATCTATCTTATCACTATTGCAAAACTCAGACAcacacaagaatgccttgatgaaagtgttaagtgaagcttatgtacccgccggcatcactagtggagagatggctaacatggtcggatAGGTACTAGagagtcacaaaattactttccacgaagatgagttaCCTCTAGAAGGGTTGAGGCACAACAAGGCATTGCATATCAAAGTGCAATTTgaggacaagttcattgccagtgtcctgatagatggaggttcgagccTGAACTTATGCCCACTGACCACTCTGAAAAGATTATGTAAAGGCATGCACGAGATAtggatgggaagcatgaatgtgaaggcgttcgacgaatctcagagagccactatcggagaaatcaaccttgatctacgGATGGGTctgacttggtttgatgttgagttccaagtgctaaatatatctgctacttacaaccTATTATTGGGATGACCATGAATATATGTAGCTGGGGCAGTGGCTTCTACTCTACACCAGGCGATGAAGTTCAAGTGGAAtaatcaggaggtgatcattcatggagacgaAAGCAACCCTATCTACACTAACCAGACCGTTCCAGTCATCAAAACaggaggaagttgggtggagaaacatatcaCCGCATTGAGCGGGTGAACGCAACTgaaaaggatcgatggtggagcaagaagatagaaagcatattgttgtggacgggatatgaaccaggcaagggtctcggcaaaaaGCTTCAAGGGATCACTAAACACATACAACCACAGTATCATGGCATGACCTTCGGACTCGGGTATGAATATACCGTACAAGAACACCAGGATTGGATACCGCCGTGGCGCGCCCTTTATTATCCgctggaacaacccataccaTATCTACACCACACATTCCGTCAAGCTGACATAATGTGGAGATCCGGGGAAGATGAGATTTGGCTGGTATGAGGAAGCTATTTCTGGATGAAGAggacatggactgcagtgcaattgtcaaggaggaggaggaggaggacttTACCATTCAGACAATAGaagaaggagttgttctcaagaactggacctcTACACCATCCCGTGCTCGCCGAGTtactgggtagcctggcaaattagcatgacttgttttcaaattgttttgagcatttaagacattttcagtattttgttttgaaataattactcgagccatcgagtcgtaCCTGTTGAcatttttaaagttttattaatgcattattgcttttcgtatttattattatcttttcacattattttcagcataattattacatatcctgatgaacctacgactgtgacatgtaatgagacaacgcaacataaggacagtgattcgggagatctggaagatgatataacACCTAaagaaattgtcaaagaagtagagaattttaaaaacaaaccaaagtctaatttggaggaaactgaggccgTTAACCTAGGGGATTCTAAAATTAGTCAAGGAAACTCGTATAAGCATTCATCATtcaccgtcagagaaggaagagtatatcaggttcctaagggaatatgaggatatttttgcatgttcctacgacgatatgactaggttaagcacatccatagtagctcacaagctaccttccaatcccatgtgtccaccggtaaagcagaagctcagaaacttcaagccagatatgagtcggaagataaaagaggaggtcaccaagcaaatcaaagccaaagttcttcgagtggtcgaatacccgacctggttagccaacatcGTGCCAGTTTCGAAGAAAGATGGAAAAGTTAAAGTCTGTGTCGATTACCGAGATCTGAATAGAGCAAGTTCTAAGGATGATTTCATGCTacctaacatacacatactgattgaaaactatgccaagcatgaactccaattctTTGTAGATTGCTTTGCAGGATAtcatcagatttggatggatgaagaggatgcccaaaagaccgcctttatcatgccatgggaaatgtattattacaaaatgatgtcgtttggtttgaagaatttTAGGgcacttacatgagggccatgatgactatcttccacgacatgatacacagggaaatagaggtgtacgtagACGATGTTATCATCAtatctaaaaggagttcggatcacatagcagacctgaagaaatattttgatCGGCTTAGaaaatacaacttgaagttgaaccctACAAAATGTGACTTCGGAGTCACTACTAGAAAGTTGCTAGGTTTCATCGTCAATCGCCGAAGTATTAAGTTAGACCCGTAAAAAATCAAACctatccaggacttgccaccgcCAAAGAATAAAAAGGATGTGATAAGTTTTCTAGGacgtctcaattacatcagccattttatagcacaatcaacggtgatatgtgagccgatcttcaagatgctgaggaaaaatgctgcaacaagctggactgaagaatgccaaaaagccttcgacaaaatcaaggagtatttatctaaaccgcctgtattggtcccgccagaaccaaGAAGACCTCTACTGCTTTATCTGTTCGTGTTGGATGGAACCTTTGGTTACGTTCTAGGACAACATGATGATACTGGGAGGAAGGAGCAAGAGATATATtacctgagcaagaagttcacaccttacgagGCCCGGTATTCTCTATTGGAATGAACCCGCTGCACTTTGACATGGGTAGCCCaaaagttgagacattatttctgtgcatacactacatatctcatatcaaggatggatccaataaaatacatctttcagaaacccatgcctatgggtaagttagcaaaatggcagatattgcaAAGTGAATTCGACATCATCTACGTGACTCAGAAGGTAGTCAAGGGGCaagcattgaagatgtattttcctGACGAGGCAGTGTCATTTATAGGAGAAGATATTACCGAAGCATAGGATAGTTGaaggatgttcttcgacggagctgCAAACTTCAAGGGAGTAGGCGTTGGAGCTATTTTAATATCAGAAATCGTTCAACATTacccggtatccgcaaaactcaggttcccgtgcaccaacaatatggcagaatataaggcctgcatcttgggacttaggttggccatcgacatgaacgttcaggagttgctggtaataGGAGATTCTGATCTATTGGTATACCAAGTATTAGGATAATGGGCcacaaagaacaccaaaatatttccatacttgcattgtgtacAGGAGTTTATCAAAAGGTTCACAAGGATAGAATTAAAACATGTTTCGAGGATCCAGAATGATtttgcagatgcattagccaccctatcttccatgatacaacatccagacaagaatttcatcgaccttatcccaataggaattcataagcaggcagcttattgtgctcatgttgaagaagagttcgacggaaatccatggttccacaatatcaaagAATACTTGGGAAAGGGAGAATATCCAGAGAATGCTACACACACTCAGAAATGCACTcttcgaagattggccaaccatttctttcaaagcggaggaattctgtatagaaggactcctgatttAGAATTAATACGAtatgtcgatgccaaggaggcatctagattgctTGAAGAAATACATGCCAAAACTTacggacctcacatgaacggtTTCGTTTTGGCCAAGAtgatattaagagcagggtatttctggatgactatggaaacagactatataaaatatgttcaaaagtgtcatcaatgccagatacatgttgatatgatacgagtgtTGCCCAACGAACTCAATGTAACGAGTTCAACCTGGCCTATctctgcttggggcatggatgttatCGGACCAATTGAACCCGCTACTTCAAGCAGAAACAAGTTCATTTTAGTGGCtatagattacttcacaaaatgggttgaagccgcgtcctataaggctgtaactaagaaggtcgtagcagattttGTCCGGGACTGCAATGTTTGTCGGTttggagtacctgagtcaatcattactgacaatgtcGACAATATcaacagtgatttgatgaaagccatgtgttaaacattcaagatcaagcatcagaATTCTACAGCATACAGACTACAAATGAATGGAGCCATAGAAggcgccaacaagaacatcaagaagatattgaggaaaatgatgGACAACAACAAGCAATGGCACGAAAAGCTACCATTTGCTTTGCTCGAATACCGCACTACAGTTCGTACATCAACTAGGGCAACTCCTTATCTACTGGTCTATGGTACCGAAGATGTTATCCCTACCAAAGTAGAGATCCCCTCTTTAAGAAATATACAAGAAGCCGAGCTCAGCGATGCGGAATGGGTACGGAACCAGTActaacaactagctctcattgatggtaaaaTAGTGAAcacagtgtgtcatggtcaactctactACAACAGAATGACAAGATCTTTCAATAAAAAGGTTAGGTCAAGGCAATTTACGCCAGGGCAATTGGTACTAAAaggaatcttcccacatcaggatgaagcaaaggggaaattctcacccaattggcaaggcccttacatggttcaccgtgTACTAATAGGAGGAGAACT
It includes:
- the LOC138894189 gene encoding uncharacterized protein produces the protein MNGAIEGANKNIKKILRKMMDNNKQWHEKLPFALLEYRTTVRTSTRATPYLLVYGTEDVIPTKVEIPSLRNIQEAELSDAEWVRSRQFTPGQLVLKGIFPHQDEAKGKFSPNWQGPYMVHRVLIGGELILAEIYGEIRPKPINSDIVKRNYV